A stretch of the Streptococcus himalayensis genome encodes the following:
- a CDS encoding AraC family transcriptional regulator — protein MEHFLKQYTDRFTDFSNKHISDLILYSGGIEQCLPNYSYSLKSRDYHLITFVSQGKGTFEIEDKVYDIKANQLFIIPSGYWFKYTADADEPWRYSWIGFLGIKSNFIYQAAERHQFVYDCQNAKQYEKIIATILESSGDTFSSFLKINGLMYSLLGDLTEEIGILNQSTNQQLSTLARHFMDLHYHDPIQMTDVAEFVGVHPNYLATIFKKETNTTPKNYLTSLRIRKAKELLLETRDSVSYVSQSVGFSDSLTFSKFFKKETGLSPLHYRKEFQHDPHSI, from the coding sequence ATGGAACACTTTCTCAAACAATACACCGATCGATTTACAGATTTTAGCAATAAACATATCTCAGACTTAATTCTCTACAGTGGTGGGATCGAGCAATGCTTACCTAATTATTCTTATAGTTTAAAAAGTCGGGACTATCATCTTATTACCTTTGTCAGTCAAGGAAAAGGAACCTTTGAAATTGAAGACAAGGTATACGATATAAAGGCTAATCAGTTATTTATTATTCCATCAGGTTATTGGTTTAAGTACACAGCTGATGCTGATGAACCTTGGAGATATTCTTGGATTGGTTTTTTAGGAATAAAGTCAAACTTTATTTATCAAGCTGCAGAAAGACACCAATTTGTATATGATTGTCAGAATGCCAAACAATATGAAAAGATTATTGCAACCATTCTTGAGAGTTCAGGTGATACCTTTAGTTCATTCCTAAAAATTAACGGACTGATGTATAGTCTGTTAGGTGACCTAACAGAAGAAATCGGGATTTTGAACCAGTCCACTAATCAGCAACTATCCACACTGGCTAGGCATTTTATGGATTTACACTACCATGACCCTATCCAAATGACTGATGTTGCAGAGTTTGTCGGTGTCCATCCCAACTATCTCGCCACTATTTTTAAAAAAGAAACCAATACGACACCCAAAAATTATCTGACTAGTTTACGAATCCGAAAAGCTAAGGAACTGCTTCTTGAAACTCGTGATTCTGTTTCCTATGTTTCTCAATCGGTCGGATTTTCAGATAGCCTCACTTTCTCAAAATTTTTCAAAAAAGAAACGGGATTATCTCCACTCCATTATCGAAAGGAATTTCAGCATGACCCACATTCAATTTGA
- a CDS encoding glycoside hydrolase family 32 protein: MENLYKNHFHLEPPRGLLNDPNGLTYFQGNYYVFHQWNRFDLNHNYKEWGLFTSKDLLRWKHQGSALLPDSDKDLSGVYSGSAIVNEDKMHLFYTGNSKIDGSRRSLQCQAISEDGKTFQKSNSFIITPEEFTEHHRDPKIWSDQNGYHMIVGSQTKNGYGAIAYYQSIDCKEWDYQGIFYTSEDLEQMAECPDYFELDGESLLLVCPQQRDLESDTDISSYSAYYMGDIRDNEFYPTSEIQPMDDGFDFYAPQTFLDPKGRRLMWAWMSRMNSKEEAACPTKDFGYLHCLTMPRELRVIDGKLYQLPLQEILQSRKKIESLETVLYESEELATQSVIDMTWSKSLSSIELALFDQNVTLEYKHQKLILSRKSWSDKQVHTKTIPLKELTALQIFIDSSAMELFINKGERVMSLRYFLQQEKRSCDIRASHQMNLSYSKLES, from the coding sequence TTGGAAAATCTATATAAAAACCATTTTCACCTTGAACCTCCCAGAGGTTTGTTAAATGATCCAAATGGATTAACCTATTTTCAAGGAAACTATTATGTATTTCACCAATGGAATCGCTTTGACCTCAATCATAATTATAAGGAATGGGGTTTATTTACATCAAAGGATTTATTACGATGGAAACATCAAGGTAGTGCCTTGCTTCCAGATTCTGATAAAGACTTGTCAGGAGTTTATTCAGGATCGGCTATCGTAAATGAAGATAAAATGCATCTATTTTACACTGGTAATAGTAAAATAGATGGGAGTCGGCGTTCTCTTCAATGTCAAGCTATTAGTGAAGATGGTAAAACTTTTCAAAAAAGTAATTCCTTTATCATAACACCAGAAGAGTTTACAGAACACCATCGTGATCCGAAGATATGGTCTGACCAAAATGGTTACCATATGATTGTTGGCAGTCAGACTAAAAATGGATATGGTGCGATAGCCTATTATCAATCCATTGATTGTAAAGAGTGGGACTATCAAGGTATCTTCTATACTTCCGAGGACCTAGAACAAATGGCGGAATGTCCAGATTATTTTGAGCTTGATGGAGAGTCTCTGCTTCTGGTCTGTCCGCAACAACGCGATTTGGAAAGTGATACAGATATTTCAAGTTATTCAGCCTATTATATGGGAGATATTAGAGATAATGAATTTTATCCTACAAGTGAGATTCAACCAATGGATGATGGATTTGATTTCTATGCTCCTCAAACGTTTTTAGATCCCAAAGGGAGACGGCTGATGTGGGCCTGGATGAGCCGTATGAACTCTAAAGAAGAAGCGGCTTGCCCTACAAAAGACTTTGGTTATCTCCATTGTTTGACAATGCCTAGAGAATTAAGGGTGATAGATGGCAAACTTTACCAACTGCCCCTCCAAGAAATTCTTCAAAGTAGAAAGAAGATAGAATCGCTTGAAACGGTTCTTTATGAATCAGAGGAGTTAGCTACTCAGTCTGTCATTGATATGACATGGAGTAAGAGCCTATCAAGCATTGAACTTGCCTTGTTCGACCAAAATGTGACTCTTGAATACAAACATCAGAAATTGATTCTTTCAAGAAAATCATGGTCAGACAAGCAGGTGCATACAAAAACAATTCCGCTCAAGGAACTGACAGCACTTCAAATTTTTATTGACAGCTCTGCTATGGAACTGTTCATAAACAAGGGTGAGAGAGTTATGTCCTTGCGTTATTTCTTACAGCAAGAAAAACGCTCATGTGACATTCGTGCCTCGCATCAAATGAATCTTTCCTATTCAAAATTAGAAAGTTGA
- a CDS encoding PTS transporter subunit EIIC, whose amino-acid sequence MDNKTTAKEILKYVGGAENVKSAQHCATRLRIITKNQDLVDVKAIENLDKVKGSFYNSGQYQIILGTGLVDKVYEEFMPLIGQAMTAKVDDELAEPEKLTFRRAIRIFGDVFVPIIPVLVATGLFMGLRGLLTQEAVLGVFGLTPADVPVQLIQFTQILTDTAFAFLPALVAWSTFNIFGGTPILGMVLGLMLVNSILPNAYAVGSGEAEPMIFFGFIKVVGYQASVLPAFMTAVVTTKIEKWLKKTIPDSLDLILRPFLTLLSGLALGLFIIGPVFHEIEVYVLAAVEFLLTLPFGLGGLIYGSFGQLLGILGIHHILSLLEINMLAKDGWNLLNPVGTCGNVAQAGAVLAIAIKTVSNKMKQVAYPSALSAALGITEPAVFGVTLRLGKPFIMSMIGGGIGGFFASIFQLKATGLGLTGIPGTLLYLNEQLPLYILTNLIAFASAFALTWMFGYKKDEVL is encoded by the coding sequence ATGGATAATAAAACTACAGCAAAAGAAATATTAAAATATGTCGGTGGTGCAGAAAATGTAAAGTCTGCTCAACATTGTGCAACTCGGTTACGCATCATTACTAAAAACCAAGATTTAGTAGATGTAAAAGCTATTGAAAATCTGGATAAGGTAAAAGGTAGTTTTTATAATTCAGGGCAATATCAAATTATCCTTGGGACAGGACTTGTTGATAAAGTTTATGAAGAATTTATGCCTCTAATTGGACAAGCAATGACTGCTAAAGTTGACGATGAGTTAGCTGAACCAGAAAAACTGACCTTTAGACGAGCAATTCGTATATTTGGTGATGTCTTTGTGCCAATTATTCCTGTTCTGGTTGCCACAGGTTTATTTATGGGATTACGTGGGCTCTTGACACAGGAAGCAGTTCTTGGTGTTTTTGGATTGACACCAGCTGATGTACCAGTTCAATTAATTCAATTTACTCAAATATTGACAGATACAGCTTTTGCATTTTTACCTGCACTTGTAGCTTGGTCTACATTCAATATCTTTGGTGGAACACCTATCCTTGGGATGGTATTGGGCTTGATGTTGGTTAACTCTATCTTGCCGAATGCTTATGCGGTCGGGTCAGGAGAAGCTGAGCCAATGATCTTCTTTGGATTTATTAAGGTTGTCGGTTACCAAGCATCTGTATTGCCTGCCTTTATGACTGCAGTTGTTACAACTAAGATTGAAAAATGGCTAAAAAAGACTATTCCAGATTCTCTTGATTTAATCTTACGTCCATTCTTGACACTCTTAAGTGGTTTGGCCTTAGGTTTGTTTATCATCGGCCCTGTTTTCCATGAGATTGAAGTTTACGTTCTTGCAGCTGTAGAATTCTTGTTAACTTTACCATTTGGTCTTGGAGGCTTGATTTATGGTTCCTTTGGACAACTACTTGGTATTTTAGGAATCCATCATATTCTGAGTCTTCTCGAAATCAATATGCTTGCGAAAGACGGATGGAACTTACTAAATCCTGTTGGGACATGTGGTAACGTTGCTCAAGCAGGAGCTGTTCTAGCAATTGCAATTAAGACAGTTTCAAACAAAATGAAACAGGTAGCCTATCCATCTGCCTTATCGGCAGCTCTTGGGATTACTGAACCTGCAGTCTTTGGTGTTACATTACGTCTTGGAAAACCATTTATTATGTCAATGATTGGTGGTGGTATCGGAGGATTCTTCGCATCAATCTTCCAACTTAAAGCAACAGGATTGGGATTGACAGGTATTCCTGGAACACTTCTGTACTTGAATGAACAATTACCACTTTATATCCTAACAAACTTGATTGCATTTGCATCTGCATTTGCTCTAACTTGGATGTTTGGTTATAAAAAAGATGAAGTTTTGTAG
- a CDS encoding DUF6287 domain-containing protein, whose protein sequence is MKNKVMVSMFTLASVSILLTACGQKTEKQSSSSSSTVEQSTKTSESKASKSKTSTKSEMKDSATKASSDTATPAEKMPSASASQEKTEEASSAPTSSESTIDLNALVNGDFSSIAGTWQNDVGSSIIFDANGVTSVVTKNVYTGETYSSDSVPLDSPRVDERGWFVVGLGQGMGSEPLMVIPRGVTFMMDNVTRNQDVIQIGTDAAYATYHPYYKIN, encoded by the coding sequence ATGAAAAATAAAGTAATGGTATCAATGTTTACATTGGCTTCTGTCTCTATTTTATTGACCGCTTGCGGACAAAAAACAGAGAAGCAAAGCTCTTCTAGCTCATCAACGGTAGAGCAAAGTACGAAAACAAGTGAGAGCAAAGCAAGTAAGTCAAAAACTTCTACAAAGTCTGAGATGAAAGATTCAGCTACAAAGGCTAGTTCAGACACAGCAACTCCTGCGGAAAAAATGCCAAGTGCTAGTGCGAGCCAAGAAAAGACAGAAGAAGCATCATCAGCTCCAACGTCCTCAGAAAGTACAATTGATCTCAATGCACTGGTAAACGGAGATTTTTCAAGTATTGCAGGGACATGGCAAAATGACGTAGGAAGTTCCATTATCTTTGACGCCAATGGCGTGACATCTGTAGTGACAAAAAATGTCTATACGGGCGAGACATATTCTAGTGATTCAGTGCCATTGGATAGTCCTAGAGTAGATGAACGTGGCTGGTTTGTCGTTGGTTTGGGACAAGGTATGGGGAGTGAACCTCTTATGGTCATCCCTCGAGGTGTAACATTTATGATGGATAATGTGACACGAAATCAAGATGTGATCCAAATTGGAACAGATGCAGCTTATGCTACCTATCATCCTTATTATAAAATCAACTAA
- a CDS encoding helix-turn-helix domain-containing protein, with the protein MDKEVFAKRIKNLRVEKGLTKEELCQDEEHLSVRQLTRLETGKSQPTLATLEYLSEAFGVSVAYLLGKEEVSLPQEYQNLKYQFIRTSSYSNPEVWTEMEELLDKLLEFYEDLPAEEQLAVDILQSQLYTFTSQGEKFGLSLLEEYLPHLLEKREYTLNDLLLIQLYGLHIEAEDSIKETFDIELLRSITKKLLEAYETTSEDYLFLLRDLLIIPLYVESLRKEFRYSSQALTMLREIMEETQDFQKKPILLMLEWKYALFAQKDRDAAVGLYRDAKTLAQLFGNPFLVGKLEEEWEQDTGIRSQD; encoded by the coding sequence ATGGATAAAGAGGTATTTGCAAAACGAATCAAAAACTTACGAGTAGAAAAAGGACTGACTAAGGAAGAACTGTGCCAAGATGAAGAGCACTTATCCGTCCGTCAGTTGACAAGGCTCGAGACAGGCAAATCACAGCCTACTTTAGCCACCTTAGAATACTTGTCTGAAGCCTTTGGTGTGAGTGTTGCTTATCTTTTGGGGAAAGAGGAGGTTTCGTTGCCTCAAGAGTATCAAAACCTAAAATATCAATTCATTCGAACGAGTAGTTATAGCAATCCTGAAGTTTGGACAGAAATGGAAGAACTACTGGATAAGTTATTGGAATTTTATGAAGATTTGCCAGCAGAGGAACAGTTAGCAGTGGATATTTTGCAATCTCAGCTTTATACTTTCACTTCTCAAGGTGAAAAATTTGGCTTATCCTTATTGGAAGAATACTTACCACATTTGTTGGAGAAAAGAGAATATACTTTAAATGATTTATTGCTAATACAATTGTATGGTTTGCATATTGAAGCCGAGGATTCCATAAAAGAAACATTTGACATTGAATTATTAAGAAGTATTACCAAAAAGTTGTTGGAAGCTTATGAAACAACATCTGAAGATTATTTGTTTTTGTTGAGAGATTTGCTCATTATTCCTCTCTATGTTGAAAGTTTACGCAAGGAATTTCGGTATTCATCACAGGCCTTGACAATGCTTAGAGAAATCATGGAGGAAACACAGGACTTTCAAAAGAAACCGATTCTCTTAATGCTGGAGTGGAAGTATGCTTTATTTGCCCAGAAAGATCGGGATGCAGCTGTAGGACTATACCGAGATGCCAAGACTCTGGCTCAACTATTTGGCAATCCTTTTTTAGTCGGAAAATTAGAAGAAGAGTGGGAACAGGATACTGGTATCCGTTCACAAGACTGA
- a CDS encoding DUF6287 domain-containing protein, which translates to MKNKVMVSMFTLASISILLTACGQKTEKQSSSSSSTVEQSTKTSESKASKSKTATKSEMKDSATKASSDTATPAEKMPSASASQEKTEEASSAPTSSESTIDLNALVNGDFSSIAGTWQNDVGSSITFDANGVTSVVTKNVYTGETYSSDSVPLDSPRVDERGWFVVGLGQGMGSEPLMVIPRGVTFMMDNVTRNQDVIQIGTDAAYATYHPYYKIN; encoded by the coding sequence ATGAAAAATAAAGTAATGGTATCAATGTTTACATTGGCTTCTATCTCTATTTTATTGACCGCTTGCGGACAAAAAACAGAGAAGCAAAGCTCTTCTAGCTCATCAACGGTAGAGCAAAGTACGAAAACAAGTGAGAGCAAAGCAAGTAAGTCAAAAACTGCTACAAAGTCTGAGATGAAAGATTCAGCTACAAAGGCTAGTTCAGACACAGCAACTCCTGCGGAAAAAATGCCAAGTGCTAGTGCGAGCCAAGAAAAGACAGAAGAAGCATCATCAGCTCCAACGTCCTCAGAAAGTACAATTGATCTCAATGCACTGGTAAACGGAGATTTTTCAAGTATTGCAGGGACATGGCAAAATGACGTAGGAAGTTCCATTACCTTTGACGCCAATGGCGTGACATCTGTAGTGACAAAAAATGTCTATACGGGCGAGACATATTCTAGTGATTCAGTGCCATTGGATAGTCCTAGAGTAGATGAACGTGGCTGGTTTGTCGTTGGTTTGGGACAAGGTATGGGGAGTGAACCTCTTATGGTCATCCCTCGAGGTGTAACATTTATGATGGATAATGTGACACGAAATCAAGATGTGATCCAAATTGGAACGGATGCAGCTTATGCTACCTATCATCCTTATTATAAAATCAACTAA